The Frondihabitans australicus genome includes a region encoding these proteins:
- a CDS encoding sortase, translated as MTSSPLTASSGWSRDTASPAARALPVLGEPDRWRFGGSAVIVVGLLLLGFAVQFIGVSQISYLRDQQLELDSFRYQLANATAPVGQTGQDGRLVDPGTPVAILRAPSIGLNAVVLEGTTSDITRSGPGHRRDTPLPGQAGASVVYGRQTGYGGPFGQIGRLHVGDVLTTVTGQGRARYVVTDIRYPGDRVPQPLAAGAGRLTLVSGAGLPYLPDTVVRVDAKLVTKAAVTPQPVFSYAALSPQELTMAGDGDVWPFVVLGLIALAGMVALFAVGMRLWGRRQTLVVAVPVVLAVGLFAAGQLTVLLPNLM; from the coding sequence ATGACGAGTTCCCCCCTCACCGCCTCCTCAGGCTGGTCGCGAGACACCGCGAGTCCCGCCGCCCGGGCCCTTCCCGTGCTCGGCGAGCCCGACCGCTGGCGCTTCGGCGGCTCCGCTGTGATCGTGGTCGGACTGCTCCTCCTCGGCTTCGCCGTCCAGTTCATCGGCGTCTCGCAGATCAGCTACCTCCGCGACCAGCAGCTCGAGCTCGACTCGTTCCGCTACCAGCTCGCGAACGCGACCGCACCCGTCGGGCAGACGGGTCAGGACGGCCGCCTCGTCGACCCCGGGACACCGGTCGCGATCCTGCGAGCACCCAGCATCGGCCTGAACGCTGTCGTCCTCGAGGGAACGACCTCCGACATCACGCGCTCGGGCCCCGGGCACCGCCGCGACACCCCGCTGCCCGGGCAGGCCGGCGCGAGCGTCGTCTACGGGCGGCAGACCGGCTACGGCGGGCCCTTCGGCCAGATCGGCCGGCTGCACGTCGGCGACGTCCTCACCACCGTCACCGGACAGGGCCGGGCCCGCTACGTCGTCACCGACATCCGCTACCCGGGCGACCGCGTGCCCCAACCCCTGGCGGCAGGAGCAGGGAGACTCACTCTCGTCTCCGGCGCCGGCCTGCCCTACCTCCCCGACACCGTGGTCCGTGTCGACGCGAAACTCGTGACGAAAGCCGCCGTGACCCCCCAGCCCGTCTTCAGCTACGCCGCGCTTTCCCCGCAGGAGCTGACCATGGCGGGCGACGGAGACGTCTGGCCGTTCGTCGTGCTCGGCCTCATCGCTCTCGCCGGCATGGTCGCCCTCTTCGCCGTGGGCATGCGCCTCTGGGGGCGCCGGCAGACCCTCGTGGTCGCCGTGCCCGTCGTGCTCGCGGTCGGGCTGTTCGCCGCCGGCCAGCTCACCGTCCTGCTCCCGAACCTGATGTGA
- a CDS encoding ribokinase — MEHSRIVVVGSANQDYLVRVPRTPRPGETTLATGMTKQPGGKGANQAVAAARLGGDVHFVGAVGRDDDGAVILRGLATDGVSVDDVQIVDAHPTGLALISVDADGENSITVVSGANATVTAERASGVVSRLAGPGAIVVVQAELPAPVIEATVHAAQGAGARVIVNLAPYLPLAPAALALADPLVVNETEAGQLLGSDVSDVDAALAAMPRLLEHARSAVVTLGGAGAVWASREGDGAGAGAHVPAPQVADVVDTTGAGDAFVGAVAFALSRGDDLGKAVALGVRAGSFAIGGVGAQRSYARAADLDV, encoded by the coding sequence GTGGAACACTCGCGCATCGTCGTCGTCGGCTCGGCGAACCAGGACTACCTCGTGAGGGTCCCGCGCACCCCGCGACCCGGCGAGACGACGCTCGCCACGGGCATGACCAAGCAGCCCGGCGGCAAGGGCGCCAACCAGGCCGTCGCGGCAGCGCGACTCGGGGGCGACGTGCATTTCGTCGGCGCGGTCGGGCGTGACGACGACGGCGCCGTGATCCTGCGCGGCCTCGCCACCGACGGCGTGTCGGTCGACGACGTGCAGATCGTCGACGCGCACCCCACCGGCCTCGCCCTCATCTCGGTCGACGCCGACGGAGAGAACAGCATCACCGTCGTCTCGGGCGCGAACGCCACGGTCACGGCCGAGCGCGCCTCGGGCGTCGTCAGCCGACTCGCCGGGCCCGGCGCGATCGTCGTCGTGCAGGCCGAGCTCCCGGCGCCCGTCATCGAGGCCACGGTGCACGCGGCCCAGGGTGCAGGAGCCCGCGTCATCGTCAACCTCGCCCCCTACCTCCCGCTCGCCCCCGCCGCCCTGGCACTCGCCGACCCGCTGGTCGTCAACGAGACCGAGGCCGGCCAGCTCCTCGGATCCGACGTGTCCGATGTCGACGCGGCCCTGGCCGCGATGCCGCGCCTGCTCGAGCACGCCCGGTCGGCGGTCGTCACGCTCGGCGGCGCCGGTGCGGTCTGGGCGTCGCGCGAGGGCGACGGCGCGGGCGCAGGGGCCCACGTCCCGGCTCCGCAGGTGGCCGACGTGGTCGACACGACCGGCGCCGGCGACGCGTTCGTCGGCGCCGTGGCCTTCGCGCTCTCCCGCGGCGACGACCTCGGGAAGGCCGTCGCCCTCGGCGTCCGCGCCGGCAGCTTCGCGATCGGCGGCGTCGGTGCGCAGCGGTCGTACGCGCGGGCGGCCGACCTCGACGTGTGA
- the dacB gene encoding D-alanyl-D-alanine carboxypeptidase/D-alanyl-D-alanine endopeptidase, giving the protein MTSDDSSSAGGFGRVGAWVRTHKSTSLILAGAVAVVLFGGGALAAGAATAPSSSTAGGPQGAGGGGASSAPSPTASKTPAAPARPVPTTLPGATTLRTCSVDSQAAAAGLGTFQGTVVNSSTGQTLFDRNGSTPVATASVMKTLTASVALAVLGPDYRFTTTVNGSGAGGTISLIGGGDATLSATPVGSESYYKGAPKLATLAADVKAKLGSNAITTIDLDSTYWNNADAYDSTWPVTERTIGYQPEVVPLMVDGDRADPTQQTSPRSTDPVMRAGQAFQQALVAAGVNGASTAKLVQAKNTSHNTLAKVQSQPISTLIGQMIPNSDNTLAEMMARVSSKVSGADGSAASLTDVYKKVLNKTYGLDTSKLTIIDGSGESYKDGVPSSFEAALMTLVLGRNANLGILYDALPISGQTGTLATRFTGANAIARGQVHAKTGSIATAYTLAGVIDAKDGTKLTFAFFAEGNLNAATSMQALDTLTTAVYSCGANLSNN; this is encoded by the coding sequence ATGACTTCCGACGACTCCTCCTCGGCCGGCGGCTTCGGCCGCGTCGGCGCGTGGGTGCGCACGCACAAGAGCACCTCGCTGATCCTCGCGGGCGCAGTGGCCGTCGTCCTCTTCGGCGGCGGGGCGCTCGCGGCGGGTGCGGCGACCGCTCCGTCCTCGTCGACCGCGGGCGGGCCCCAGGGTGCAGGAGGAGGCGGGGCGTCTTCCGCCCCCTCGCCGACCGCCAGCAAGACCCCGGCCGCCCCCGCCCGGCCCGTGCCGACGACCCTCCCCGGTGCGACGACCCTGCGCACCTGCTCGGTCGACAGCCAGGCCGCCGCCGCGGGGCTCGGCACCTTCCAGGGCACCGTCGTCAACTCGTCCACGGGCCAGACGCTCTTCGACCGCAACGGCTCGACCCCGGTGGCGACCGCGAGCGTCATGAAGACGCTGACGGCCTCGGTCGCCCTCGCGGTCCTTGGCCCCGACTACCGGTTCACCACCACGGTCAACGGCTCGGGCGCCGGCGGCACCATCTCGCTGATCGGCGGCGGCGACGCGACATTGAGCGCGACGCCCGTCGGCTCCGAGAGCTACTACAAGGGCGCCCCGAAGCTCGCGACGCTCGCCGCCGACGTCAAGGCCAAACTCGGCAGCAACGCGATCACCACGATCGACCTCGACTCGACGTACTGGAACAACGCCGACGCGTACGACTCCACCTGGCCCGTCACCGAGCGCACCATCGGCTACCAGCCCGAGGTCGTCCCGCTCATGGTCGACGGCGACCGCGCCGACCCCACGCAGCAGACCAGCCCGCGCAGCACCGACCCGGTCATGCGCGCAGGCCAGGCCTTCCAGCAGGCCCTCGTGGCCGCGGGCGTGAACGGCGCCTCGACGGCGAAGCTCGTCCAGGCGAAGAACACCTCGCACAACACCCTGGCGAAGGTGCAGTCGCAGCCGATCTCGACCCTCATCGGGCAGATGATCCCGAACAGCGACAACACGCTCGCCGAGATGATGGCACGCGTGTCGTCCAAGGTGTCGGGTGCCGACGGCTCGGCCGCGTCGCTCACCGACGTCTACAAGAAGGTGCTCAACAAGACCTACGGTCTCGACACGTCGAAGCTCACGATCATCGACGGCTCCGGCGAGAGCTACAAAGACGGCGTGCCGTCCTCCTTCGAGGCGGCGCTGATGACCCTGGTGCTCGGGCGCAACGCCAACCTCGGCATCCTGTACGACGCCCTGCCCATCTCGGGTCAGACGGGCACGCTCGCCACCCGCTTCACCGGTGCCAACGCGATCGCGCGCGGACAGGTCCACGCCAAGACCGGGTCGATCGCCACCGCCTACACGCTCGCGGGTGTCATCGACGCCAAGGACGGCACGAAGCTCACCTTCGCCTTCTTCGCCGAGGGCAACCTCAACGCCGCCACGTCGATGCAGGCGCTCGACACGCTGACGACGGCGGTCTACTCGTGCGGGGCGAACCTCTCCAACAACTGA
- a CDS encoding phosphate ABC transporter ATP-binding protein, translating into MTDTDSLASEFDAWFDQATAVDTLDDPAPATLDARAVSAWFGDHKVLDRVSLTMPAGQVTALIGPSGCGKSTFLRTLNRMHELVPKASLAGEVLLDDVDIYDASRRITDARRQIGMVFQKPNPFPAMSIQDNVLAGLGLTGRKLDRASRTDLVEETLTKAGLWTEVKDRLRQAGGGLSGGQQQRLCIARSLAVRPRVLLMDEPCSALDPTSTRRIEQTITELANDVTIVIVTHNMQQAQRVSDRCAFFLAEAGTPGAIVEHGPTQDMFENPQDPRTSDYVNGRFG; encoded by the coding sequence ATGACCGACACAGACTCCCTCGCCTCCGAGTTCGACGCCTGGTTCGACCAGGCCACCGCCGTCGACACTCTCGACGATCCTGCGCCCGCCACTCTCGACGCCCGCGCCGTCTCGGCCTGGTTCGGCGACCACAAGGTTCTCGACCGAGTGTCGCTGACGATGCCCGCCGGGCAGGTCACCGCGCTCATCGGGCCGTCCGGATGCGGCAAGAGCACCTTCCTGCGCACCCTCAACCGCATGCACGAGCTCGTCCCCAAGGCGTCGCTCGCCGGCGAGGTGCTGCTCGACGACGTCGACATCTACGACGCCTCACGCCGCATCACGGACGCTCGGCGTCAGATCGGCATGGTGTTCCAGAAGCCCAATCCGTTCCCCGCCATGAGCATCCAGGACAACGTGCTCGCCGGGCTCGGGCTCACCGGCCGGAAACTCGACCGGGCCTCCCGGACCGACCTCGTCGAGGAGACCCTCACCAAGGCCGGCCTCTGGACCGAGGTGAAAGACCGCCTGCGCCAGGCCGGTGGCGGCCTCTCCGGCGGCCAGCAGCAGCGCCTCTGCATCGCGAGATCGCTCGCCGTGCGGCCCCGCGTGCTCCTGATGGACGAGCCCTGCTCCGCCCTCGACCCCACCTCCACCCGCCGCATCGAGCAGACCATCACCGAGCTCGCCAACGACGTCACCATCGTCATCGTCACCCACAACATGCAGCAGGCCCAGCGCGTCTCCGACCGGTGCGCCTTCTTCCTCGCGGAAGCCGGCACCCCCGGAGCAATCGTCGAACACGGCCCCACGCAGGACATGTTCGAGAACCCGCAGGATCCCCGGACCTCCGACTACGTCAACGGACGATTCGGGTAG